The following is a genomic window from Bosea sp. RAC05.
GCCGCCAGCGGATGGCCGGAATAGGTGTAGCCGTGGAACAGCTCGATCGCATTCTCCGGGCCGTTCATGAAGGCGTCGAAGATCGGTTTGCGCACGATCACGCCGCCCATTGGCACGGTGCCCGAGGTCACGCCCTTGGCGAAGGTGATCATGTCGGGGATGACGCCGTAGCGCTCGGCCGCGAAGGCGAAGCCCAGCCGGCCGAAGCCGGAGATGACCTCGTCGAAGATCAGCAGGATGCCGTGCTTCGTGCAGATCTCGCGCAGGCGCTGGAGATAGCCCTTGGGCGGCGGCAGCACGCCGGTCGAACCCGCCATCGGCTCCACCATCACGGCGGCGATGGTCGAGGCGTCGTGCAGGGTGACGATCCGCTCGAGCTCGTCGGCGAAATGCGCGCCGTAGTCAGGCTCGCCCTTGGTGAAACGCTGCTTCTCCCGGTCATAGGTCGCGGGCATGTGATCGGAGCCCGCCAGCAGCGAGCCGAAGAATTTGCGGTTGGAGACGATGCCGCCGACCGAGATGCCGCCGAAGCCGACGCCGTGATAGCCGCGCTCGCGCCCGATCAGCCGGGTCTTCGAGCCCTTGCCGGTGACGTTCCAGTAGGCGATCGCGATCTTCAGCGCCGTGTCGGCGGCCTCCGAGCCGGAGCCGGCGAAGAACACATGATCGAGATCGCCCGGCGCCAGCGCCGCGATTCGGGCGGCGGCCGCGAAGACCTTGGGATGGCCGAACTGGAAATTCGGGGCGAAATCGAGCTCCTCGGCCTGGGCCTGGATCGCTTCGATGATCGGCCGGCGCTTGTGCCCGGCATTGCAGCACCACAGGCCCGCCGTGCCGTCCATCACCGGCTTGCCCTCGGGGGTGTAGTAGTACATCCCCTCCGCCCGGGAGATCATGCGCGGCCGCTGCTTGAACGCCCGGTTGGCCGTGAACGGCATCCAGAAGGCGTCGAGATCGTTGGGGCTCGCGATGGGAGAGGGTGCTGCGGTCATCGGAGGGATCCTGTGATTAACAATAACTCAACCTAACAGCACGATCCGGACTGTAAATTGCTTCGCAGACGCGGCATGGCTGCGTCGCCGGGAGAGCGGGGGCTAATCGCGGAATCGGGTGACCTAACGTCGCTTTTACTGTATCCGGACGAAGGGGCGTAAACTGAATCGGACCCCCATGACTGATTCTGGCGCAGGATCGGAGCCTTTGGACGGTGAGACCGCCGCGGATATCCGCGCCGGACTCGCACGAATCCTCGCGTCCGATGCCTTTCGCGCGGCGCCGCAGCTCTCGGCGTTTCTGGCGTTCATCGTCGAGCGGGCCGTTGCGGGGCGCGGCCCCGAGCTGAAGGGCTATACGATCGCCGTCGAGGCGTTCGGACGCTCGGCCGACTTCGACCCCCAGTCCGATCCGATCGTGCGTGTCGAGGCGGGGCGCCTGCGCCGGGCCCTGGCGCAGTATTATGCAGGCGAGGGCATCGGCGATCCCGTCCGGATCACGATTCCCGTGGGCGCCTATGTCCCGGCCTTCGAGCGGGTGGAATTCGGCTCGGCGGGCCAGGCTCGCTTGCGGCCCGGCTTGCCGCCACCGGCAGGGGAAGGACCTGCAGGGCGGCTTGCGCCGCACGCGCTCTTGGCCTCGCGTCCCGAAGAGGAGATGCTCGATCGGCGCAGGGCGCGGCGCTGGCCGCTCGTTGCCGGCCTCGGCCTCTGCGCCGCGCTGCTCGCGCTGGTCGCCTGGCATGGTGGCATCGTCGGGCGCGAGCCGGACGCCGTCGTCGCGATGGTCCCGCGCCCCGCGGCGTCGCCCCTTGTCGCGTCCTCCTCCGTTGCCGGTTTGTCGATGCGCCCGGCGCAGATGGAGACGCTCGTCCTGGCGGTCACTGTGTCGGACCTGTCCGAGAATCCGGCGCAGTCGGCGAATGCACGCCGCTTCGCGACCTTTCTGGTCGATGCCTTGTCCCGCTTCGACGACTTGCTCACGGTCAAGTTGCCTTCGCCGGGCCAGGCCATTCCGGGCGGAGCCGATTATGTCTTCGAGCTGATGGCTCAGCCGGTGCCGGGCGGCACCGAGGGCTTCGGCCGACTTCGGTCCGTCCGCGATGGGCGCATCGTCTGGTCCGTCTCGTCGGTGCGCCCGATCGATCCCGATCAGGCCGATCTCCCCGAGAGCGCCCGGCGCCTGGCGACGCGGCTGGCGGAGCCCTTCGGCATCATCCACGCCGACATCCGGCAATATGGAGCGGCCGAGCCGACCCGCTGCGTCTACGAGGCCATCGACGTGCGCCGGACCATGCTGCCGGAGGCGCATCTGTCGGCGCGGCGCTGCCTGGAGGACCT
Proteins encoded in this region:
- a CDS encoding aspartate aminotransferase family protein; this encodes MTAAPSPIASPNDLDAFWMPFTANRAFKQRPRMISRAEGMYYYTPEGKPVMDGTAGLWCCNAGHKRRPIIEAIQAQAEELDFAPNFQFGHPKVFAAAARIAALAPGDLDHVFFAGSGSEAADTALKIAIAYWNVTGKGSKTRLIGRERGYHGVGFGGISVGGIVSNRKFFGSLLAGSDHMPATYDREKQRFTKGEPDYGAHFADELERIVTLHDASTIAAVMVEPMAGSTGVLPPPKGYLQRLREICTKHGILLIFDEVISGFGRLGFAFAAERYGVIPDMITFAKGVTSGTVPMGGVIVRKPIFDAFMNGPENAIELFHGYTYSGHPLAAAASLATLDIYRDEGLFERAKTLEPLWADAIMELKEEPNVLDIRTLGLVAGIDLASRPEGVGKRGYAAMEHAFHEEGLMIRITGDTIALTPPLIVTEDQIGEIVEKTRRVIRAVAG